The Rhinolophus ferrumequinum isolate MPI-CBG mRhiFer1 chromosome 6, mRhiFer1_v1.p, whole genome shotgun sequence genome has a window encoding:
- the STYX gene encoding serine/threonine/tyrosine-interacting protein isoform X1: MEDVKLEFPSLPQCKEDAEEWTYPMRREMQEILPGLFLGPYSSAMKSKLPILQKHGITHIICIRQNIEANFIKPNFQQSFRYLVLDIADNPVENIIRFFPMTKEFIDGSLQTGGKVLVHGNAGISRSAAFVIAYIMETFGMKYRDAFAYVQERRFCINPNAGFVHQLQEYEAIYLAKLTIQMMSPLHIERSLSVHSGTTGSLKRTHEEDDDFGSMQVATAQNG; encoded by the exons GAGTGGACCTACCCTATGAGACGAGAGATGCAG gaaaTTTTACCTGGATTGTTTTTAGGCCCATATTCTTCTGCTATGAAAAGCAAG CTTCCTATACTACAGAAACATGGAATAACCCATATAATATGCATAAGACAAAATATTGAAGCAAACTTTATTAAACCAAACTTTCAACAATCATTTAG atatttagtCTTGGATATTGCAGATAATCCAGTTGAAAATATAATACGTTTTTTTCCCATG ACTAAAGAGTTTATTGATGGGAGCTTACAAACTGGAG gaAAAGTTCTTGTCCATGGAAATGCAGGGATCTCCAGGAG tGCTGCCTTTGTTATTGCATACATTATGGAAACATTTGGAATGAAGTACAG agatGCATTTGCTTATGTTCAAGAAAGAAGATTTTGTATTAATCCTAATGCTGGATTTGTCCATCAACTTCAG GAATATGAAGCCATCTACCTAGCAAAATTAACAATACAGATGATGTCACCACTCCACATAGAAAGGTCCTTATCTGTTCATTCTGGTACCACAG GCAGTTTGAAGAGAACACATGAAGAAGATGATGATTTTGGAAGCATGCAAGTGGCGACTGCACAGAATGGCTGA